From Burkholderia pseudomultivorans, the proteins below share one genomic window:
- a CDS encoding LysR family transcriptional regulator, with amino-acid sequence MRKFKIPNMGALVAFEAAARHESFTHAAKELFLTESAVSRQIATLESSLGVRLFARVKQRVVLTRAGKLYGTQVRRALEALDRDTLSIIAHGSGGGYLELAVLPTFASHWLIPRIKSFYDRTPDVRVNMGSRTDLFSFEDTHFEAAIHYGKPTWPGTSSDYLFGEEVVPICSPALLDGPVERVEDLLAYPLLHSTTRPGAWAQWFESHGVEDIRTMQGVRYELHTMLISAAAAGLGIALVPKFFVEEQLQQLGLVVPCDAATVGDSAYYLVYPTEFSHSKPLELFRAWLLEQASAYAAPGGDAVTVDADLEDDEDVE; translated from the coding sequence ATGCGTAAATTCAAGATCCCCAACATGGGCGCGCTCGTCGCGTTCGAAGCCGCCGCGCGCCACGAAAGTTTCACGCATGCAGCGAAGGAGCTGTTCCTGACCGAAAGCGCGGTATCGCGGCAGATCGCGACGCTCGAATCGAGCCTCGGCGTGCGGCTGTTCGCGCGCGTCAAGCAGCGCGTCGTGCTGACGCGCGCCGGCAAGCTGTACGGCACGCAGGTGCGGCGCGCGCTGGAAGCGCTCGACCGCGACACGCTGTCGATCATCGCGCACGGCAGCGGCGGCGGCTACCTGGAACTCGCGGTGCTGCCGACTTTCGCGTCGCACTGGCTGATCCCGCGCATCAAGAGCTTCTATGACCGCACGCCCGACGTGCGCGTCAACATGGGCAGTCGCACCGACCTGTTCTCGTTCGAGGACACGCACTTCGAGGCGGCGATTCACTACGGCAAGCCGACCTGGCCCGGCACGTCGTCCGACTACCTGTTCGGCGAGGAAGTGGTGCCGATCTGCTCGCCCGCGCTGCTCGACGGGCCGGTGGAGCGCGTCGAGGATCTGCTCGCCTATCCGCTGCTGCACTCGACCACGCGCCCCGGCGCGTGGGCGCAATGGTTCGAGTCGCACGGCGTCGAGGACATCCGCACGATGCAGGGCGTGCGCTACGAGCTGCATACGATGCTGATCAGCGCGGCCGCGGCCGGGCTCGGCATCGCGCTCGTGCCGAAGTTCTTCGTCGAGGAGCAGTTGCAGCAGCTCGGGCTGGTCGTCCCGTGCGACGCAGCGACGGTCGGCGATTCGGCGTACTACCTCGTGTATCCGACCGAGTTCAGCCATAGCAAGCCGCTGGAGCTGTTTCGCGCGTGGCTGCTTGAACAGGCGAGCGCGTATGCGGCGCCGGGGGGCGATGCGGTGACCGTGGACGCCGATCTGGAGGATGACGAGGACGTCGAGTAG